The following coding sequences are from one Candidatus Nitrohelix vancouverensis window:
- a CDS encoding lipocalin family protein has product MKIIKWRSFTIYPIAVGFLLLLSACANVPKNDTPPLQVVPHVDIDRYLGKWYEIARYPHALEKGCFQSTAFYQKMPDGMIQVVNQCRMDSPEGALKQIVGTVASTDSSGNAKLKVQFLWPFWGNYWIVHLDSDYQYAVVSEPNRQYLWILSRSPQMDAATLNEIKEALTQKNFDMSRLLAQE; this is encoded by the coding sequence ATGAAGATCATTAAATGGCGCAGTTTCACTATCTATCCTATTGCAGTTGGTTTTTTACTACTCCTGAGCGCTTGCGCCAACGTCCCGAAAAACGACACACCGCCGCTTCAGGTCGTTCCCCATGTGGATATAGATCGCTACCTTGGCAAGTGGTATGAGATCGCCCGCTACCCACATGCTTTAGAGAAAGGATGTTTCCAGTCAACGGCTTTCTATCAAAAGATGCCCGATGGAATGATTCAGGTGGTCAATCAATGTCGAATGGACAGCCCGGAGGGAGCATTGAAACAAATCGTAGGCACGGTCGCCAGCACAGACTCGAGTGGCAACGCAAAACTGAAAGTCCAGTTTTTGTGGCCGTTCTGGGGAAACTACTGGATCGTTCATCTGGATTCTGACTATCAATACGCCGTCGTGAGCGAGCCGAACCGACAATACCTCTGGATATTGAGTCGTTCGCCGCAAATGGACGCCGCCACGCTGAACGAGATAAAAGAAGCGCTGACCCAAAAGAATTTCGACATGAGTCGTTTACTGGCGCAGGAATAA
- a CDS encoding DUF4149 domain-containing protein, producing the protein MNSIHFLDMTGMFLLALVTGGMFFFAAIMTPLVFTKLPPDISGPFIRQAFPVYSAAMAGMTLAAALVLWNFPEAIYLLTIVMLFLWAWLWLTPRINHYRDEQLKGNTQAKKAFNSLHRLSVGINLIQMGAVGFILFRVVAQI; encoded by the coding sequence ATGAACAGCATTCATTTTCTGGATATGACGGGCATGTTTCTGCTGGCTTTAGTCACAGGCGGCATGTTTTTCTTCGCCGCAATCATGACCCCGCTGGTTTTCACTAAATTGCCGCCGGACATTTCCGGCCCCTTCATTCGGCAGGCTTTCCCCGTATATAGCGCGGCTATGGCAGGGATGACCCTTGCGGCGGCTCTCGTTTTGTGGAATTTTCCAGAAGCGATTTATCTCTTAACAATAGTCATGCTTTTTCTCTGGGCCTGGCTATGGTTGACGCCAAGAATCAATCATTATCGCGATGAACAACTCAAGGGAAACACTCAGGCCAAAAAAGCATTCAACAGTTTGCATCGTCTGAGCGTAGGAATTAATCTAATACAGATGGGCGCCGTTGGTTTCATCCTGTTTCGTGTCGTCGCACAGATCTGA
- a CDS encoding DUF523 and DUF1722 domain-containing protein codes for MNRQDQFPKIKIGVSSCLVGEKVRWNGDHKQDRFVREMLGAYFEYVPVCPEVEVGMGVPRETVALYGELDSPKMISKKSRKDWTKPMRSYLKDRINGLSDDALCGYIFKSKSPSCGLGRVPVYTEMGSAKVRHGPGMFADAFMKAFPLIPVEDEGRLNDARLRENFIVRVFCYQRLQSLMREGLALKSLVRFHTQHKFLLLSYSRKHYDALGQLVGNPKSVPRRELFSRYGELFMETLQLKSTPKKNTDVLLHMMGFFKTILSKEEKEDILNVIHDYRNELLPLIVPVTLIRHQVSKHNIEYLKDQVYLNPHPKELMLRNHV; via the coding sequence ATGAATCGTCAGGATCAGTTTCCCAAAATCAAAATTGGCGTTAGCAGTTGCCTTGTGGGCGAGAAGGTTCGCTGGAACGGGGATCATAAACAGGATCGCTTTGTGCGCGAGATGTTGGGCGCTTATTTTGAGTATGTGCCGGTTTGCCCGGAAGTCGAGGTGGGAATGGGGGTTCCGCGCGAGACGGTGGCCCTGTATGGCGAACTGGACTCTCCGAAAATGATCAGCAAAAAAAGCCGCAAGGATTGGACGAAGCCGATGCGGAGCTATCTTAAAGATCGCATCAACGGGCTTTCAGACGATGCGCTTTGCGGCTATATATTTAAAAGTAAATCGCCTTCCTGCGGTCTGGGTCGGGTGCCTGTCTATACGGAAATGGGAAGCGCCAAGGTGAGGCACGGTCCGGGCATGTTCGCCGATGCGTTTATGAAGGCCTTTCCTCTGATCCCGGTTGAGGATGAGGGGCGCTTGAACGATGCGCGTCTGCGCGAAAATTTTATCGTTCGGGTTTTTTGCTATCAACGCCTTCAAAGTTTGATGCGTGAAGGTCTGGCGCTCAAATCGCTCGTGCGCTTTCACACGCAACACAAGTTTCTTCTCCTTTCCTACAGCCGAAAACACTACGACGCCTTGGGTCAACTGGTGGGCAATCCCAAATCGGTCCCGCGTCGTGAATTATTCTCCCGTTACGGAGAACTGTTCATGGAAACCCTGCAACTCAAATCCACGCCTAAAAAAAATACCGACGTGCTGTTGCATATGATGGGTTTCTTTAAAACGATCCTCAGCAAGGAGGAGAAGGAGGATATTTTGAATGTCATCCACGATTATCGAAATGAGCTTCTGCCGCTGATCGTGCCGGTCACCCTGATTCGACATCAGGTCAGCAAACACAATATTGAATACTTAAAGGATCAGGTTTACTTGAATCCTCACCCGAAAGAACTGATGTTGCGCAACCATGTCTAG